The Streptomyces sp. NBC_01268 genome window below encodes:
- the smpB gene encoding SsrA-binding protein SmpB, with protein MAKGLVNVQGKPANKKSQDKGPERKLIAQNKKARHDYHIIDTYECGVVLMGTEVKSLRMGRASLVDGFVQIEGNEAWLYNIHVPEYMQGSWTNHSAKRKRKLLMHREEIDKLEQKASETGHTIVPLALYFLGSRVKCEIALAKGKKEYDKRQTLREQQDTRETNRAIAAAKRRQRASQV; from the coding sequence ATGGCAAAGGGACTCGTCAACGTGCAGGGCAAGCCTGCGAACAAGAAGAGCCAGGACAAGGGGCCGGAGCGCAAGCTCATCGCGCAGAACAAGAAGGCGCGGCACGACTACCACATCATCGACACGTACGAGTGCGGTGTGGTGCTCATGGGCACCGAGGTGAAGTCGCTCCGGATGGGCAGGGCGTCGCTCGTCGACGGCTTCGTCCAGATCGAGGGCAACGAAGCCTGGCTGTACAACATCCACGTGCCCGAGTACATGCAGGGCAGCTGGACCAACCACTCGGCGAAGCGGAAGCGCAAGCTGCTGATGCACCGGGAGGAGATCGACAAGCTGGAGCAGAAGGCGTCGGAGACGGGTCACACGATCGTGCCCCTCGCCCTCTACTTCCTGGGCAGCCGGGTGAAGTGCGAGATCGCGCTCGCCAAGGGCAAGAAGGAGTACGACAAGCGGCAGACGCTGCGGGAGCAGCAGGACACCCGAGAGACGAACCGGGCCATCGCGGCGGCCAAGCGGCGTCAGCGGGCGAGCCAGGTGTAG